From a single Longimicrobium terrae genomic region:
- a CDS encoding beta-propeller domain-containing protein: MKPLRFAPLLAALCLTLPAAAQDRGATLTPFRSETDLTAYLRRMQIVADSASKARAAAHAAWLAAQPPAPPPVPCGETRQVGRGTVAAPNGLAVITGSVRDQSGNAVAGARVTVPARLWGATTGTDGEFRLQVPDTALGGGRLALRAAAIGHSVTTTLLEMNAGDSARVSFSVCEQGLALESVVVTGAVAGAAKEEGITNTQHAGVDEGGIVKVHGNHLVVLRRGRLFTLAIGGDSLRPVDAVDAYRPGGGDGWYDEMLISGDQIVVIGYTDEGTELGVFRIGADGRIRHRDTYSLRSGDYYSSENYASRLIGTRLVVYSPVYVNAGEPLGDWMPAMRRWHADVTDDEYRRTLSATRIYRAPRVPDDGAMLHTVTTCELGVQPVECRSTAVLGSAGRVFYVSPTAVYVWAGGSHSWGPVAESALYRLPLDGSAPRALAVRGSPLDQFSFLEQDGMLNVVVSSDGSGDGMWRSQRGASALRLLRVPVSSFGTGARQVAASRYRPLPPVEDNGPLQNRFVGSHLLYGTGGGWGAAGSAAGSVQVVRIADGQSTRLTLPHAIGRIEVMGRDAVIAGASEEDLYLTGIRLGIRPSVVQRFVRRNASEGETRSHGFFYRADGDDSGMLGLPFRGEGESGYSQLTEGSAGVLFLRNADRQFRALGELVADQKSAVDDGCVASCVDWYGNARPIFLRGRVFALMGYEIVEGALDDGRLRERRRVSFAPPRRATAASN; the protein is encoded by the coding sequence ATGAAACCACTCCGGTTCGCACCGCTGCTGGCCGCGCTCTGCCTCACCCTTCCCGCCGCCGCGCAGGACCGCGGCGCCACCCTCACGCCCTTTCGCTCCGAGACGGATCTGACGGCCTATCTGCGGCGCATGCAGATCGTCGCGGATTCCGCCAGCAAGGCGCGCGCGGCCGCCCACGCGGCGTGGCTCGCCGCGCAGCCACCCGCTCCCCCGCCCGTCCCCTGCGGCGAAACCCGGCAGGTGGGACGGGGAACCGTGGCGGCGCCCAATGGACTGGCGGTGATCACCGGCAGCGTGCGGGACCAGTCCGGGAACGCCGTGGCCGGCGCCAGAGTTACCGTCCCGGCCCGCCTCTGGGGGGCAACCACGGGAACGGACGGGGAGTTCCGCCTCCAGGTTCCCGATACGGCGCTGGGCGGCGGCCGGCTGGCCCTGCGGGCCGCCGCGATAGGACACAGTGTGACGACCACGCTGCTGGAGATGAACGCGGGTGACTCCGCCCGCGTCTCGTTCAGTGTCTGCGAGCAGGGCCTCGCGCTGGAGAGCGTGGTCGTTACCGGAGCGGTCGCGGGTGCGGCGAAAGAGGAAGGCATCACCAACACGCAGCACGCCGGGGTGGATGAGGGCGGCATCGTAAAGGTGCACGGAAACCACCTCGTGGTGCTTCGCCGCGGCCGCCTCTTTACCCTGGCCATCGGCGGCGACAGCCTGCGCCCGGTGGACGCGGTGGATGCGTACCGGCCCGGCGGCGGCGACGGCTGGTATGACGAGATGCTGATTTCCGGCGACCAGATCGTCGTCATCGGCTACACGGACGAGGGAACGGAGCTGGGGGTGTTCCGCATCGGCGCGGACGGGCGCATCCGCCACCGTGACACCTACTCCCTGCGTTCGGGCGACTACTACTCCAGCGAGAACTACGCGAGCCGGCTGATTGGAACGCGGCTGGTCGTCTACTCTCCCGTGTACGTGAATGCCGGCGAGCCGCTGGGCGACTGGATGCCGGCCATGCGCCGCTGGCACGCGGACGTGACCGACGACGAGTACCGCCGCACGCTTTCCGCCACGCGGATCTACCGTGCCCCGCGCGTGCCGGATGACGGCGCGATGCTGCACACGGTGACCACGTGCGAGCTGGGCGTGCAGCCGGTGGAGTGCCGGTCCACGGCGGTGCTGGGGTCGGCCGGGCGCGTCTTCTACGTCTCTCCGACGGCGGTATACGTGTGGGCCGGCGGCTCGCATTCGTGGGGGCCGGTCGCGGAAAGCGCGCTCTACCGCCTGCCGCTGGACGGCTCGGCGCCGCGCGCGCTGGCGGTGCGCGGAAGCCCGCTGGACCAGTTCTCGTTCCTGGAGCAGGACGGCATGCTGAACGTCGTTGTGTCGAGCGACGGCAGCGGCGACGGGATGTGGCGGTCGCAGCGGGGCGCGTCCGCGCTGCGGCTGCTGCGCGTGCCGGTTTCCTCCTTTGGGACCGGCGCGCGGCAGGTGGCCGCGTCGCGCTACCGCCCGCTCCCGCCGGTGGAGGACAATGGCCCGCTGCAGAACCGCTTCGTGGGCAGTCACCTGCTCTACGGCACCGGGGGCGGATGGGGCGCGGCGGGGAGTGCCGCGGGGTCGGTGCAGGTCGTCCGGATCGCGGACGGCCAGAGCACGCGGCTCACGCTGCCGCACGCCATCGGGCGCATCGAGGTGATGGGGCGCGACGCGGTGATCGCGGGCGCCAGCGAGGAGGACCTGTACCTGACCGGCATCCGGTTGGGCATCCGCCCGTCCGTCGTGCAGCGCTTCGTCCGCCGCAACGCATCCGAGGGAGAGACGCGCAGCCACGGCTTCTTTTATCGAGCGGACGGGGATGATTCCGGGATGCTGGGGCTGCCGTTTCGCGGTGAAGGCGAATCCGGGTATTCGCAGCTGACCGAGGGTTCGGCCGGCGTGCTATTCCTGCGCAACGCCGACCGCCAGTTCCGCGCGCTGGGCGAACTGGTGGCGGATCAGAAGAGCGCGGTGGATGATGGATGCGTGGCCTCGTGCGTGGACTGGTACGGCAACGCGCGTCCCATCTTCCTCCGCGGCCGCGTCTTCGCGCTGATGGGATACGAGATCGTGGAGGGCGCGCTGGACGACGGCCGCCTGCGCGAGCGCCGCCGCGTCAGCTTCGCCCCGCCGCGGCGCGCCACAGCTGCGAGCAATTGA
- a CDS encoding FAD-binding dehydrogenase, which produces MTHDADVIIVGAGLAGLVAAAEITGAGKRVIVVDQEPEANLGGQAFWSFGGLFLVDSPEQRRMRIRDSRELALRDWMGTAGFDREEDAWPRRWAEAYVDFAAGEKRSWLNERGIRFFPVVGWAERGGYGAIGHGNSVPRFHVTWGTGPAVVEPFIQRARQAAKDGRLTFRFRHRVDGLSMTGGVVDGVHGQVLEPSSAPRGAPSSRTEVGSFELRAQSVIVTSGGIGGNHELVRKNWPPRMGTPPARMLSGVPAHVDGRMLAITESAGGRIVNRDRMWHYTEGIQNWDPIWPMHGIRILPGPSSLWIDATGRRLPVPLFPGFDTLGTLEHIVKTGYDYTWFVLTQRIIEKEFALSGSEQNPDLTGRSIRMTLGRVLPGAPPPVEAFKQKGVDFVVERTVADLVRGMNALTPQPLIDAAALEREMAARDAQLTNPFAKDAQITAIRGARNYLGDRLVRVAKPHRLLDPAAGPLIAVRLNILTRKTLGGLETDLSARVLSAEGQPVPGLYAAGEVAGFGGGGMHGYRALEGTFLGGCIFSGRTAGRAAAAAVA; this is translated from the coding sequence ATGACTCACGACGCGGACGTCATCATCGTAGGCGCCGGCCTGGCCGGGCTCGTGGCCGCGGCCGAAATCACCGGGGCCGGCAAGCGGGTGATCGTGGTGGATCAGGAGCCGGAAGCCAACCTGGGCGGGCAGGCGTTCTGGTCGTTCGGCGGATTGTTTCTGGTCGATTCGCCGGAGCAGCGGCGGATGCGCATCCGTGACTCGCGCGAGCTGGCCCTGCGTGACTGGATGGGGACGGCGGGCTTTGACCGCGAGGAAGATGCGTGGCCGCGCCGCTGGGCCGAGGCGTACGTGGACTTCGCCGCGGGAGAGAAGCGTTCGTGGCTGAATGAGAGAGGCATCCGCTTCTTTCCCGTCGTCGGCTGGGCGGAGCGCGGCGGATACGGCGCCATCGGCCACGGCAACTCGGTGCCGCGCTTTCACGTCACCTGGGGCACGGGGCCGGCCGTGGTGGAGCCGTTCATCCAGCGCGCGCGGCAGGCGGCAAAGGATGGCCGGCTGACGTTCCGCTTCCGCCATCGCGTGGATGGCCTGTCGATGACGGGCGGCGTGGTGGACGGGGTGCACGGGCAGGTGCTGGAGCCCAGCAGCGCCCCCCGCGGCGCGCCCAGTTCGCGGACGGAGGTGGGATCCTTCGAACTCCGTGCGCAGTCGGTGATCGTCACCTCCGGCGGCATCGGCGGCAATCACGAGCTGGTTCGAAAGAACTGGCCGCCGCGGATGGGCACGCCGCCCGCGCGGATGCTGAGCGGCGTGCCGGCGCACGTGGACGGGCGCATGCTGGCCATCACCGAATCCGCCGGCGGACGCATTGTGAACCGCGACCGCATGTGGCACTACACGGAGGGGATTCAGAACTGGGATCCCATCTGGCCCATGCACGGCATCCGCATCCTTCCCGGCCCGTCATCGCTGTGGATCGACGCCACGGGACGCCGCCTGCCGGTGCCGCTCTTTCCCGGGTTCGATACGCTGGGCACGCTGGAGCACATCGTAAAGACGGGCTACGACTACACCTGGTTCGTGCTGACGCAGCGGATCATCGAAAAGGAATTCGCGCTGTCCGGAAGCGAGCAGAACCCCGACCTCACCGGCCGCAGCATCCGCATGACGCTGGGGCGCGTGCTGCCCGGCGCGCCGCCGCCGGTGGAGGCGTTCAAGCAGAAGGGCGTGGACTTCGTGGTGGAGCGCACGGTGGCGGATCTGGTGCGCGGGATGAACGCGCTCACGCCGCAGCCGCTGATCGACGCGGCGGCGCTGGAGCGGGAGATGGCGGCGCGCGACGCGCAGCTGACCAACCCGTTCGCCAAGGACGCGCAGATCACGGCCATCCGCGGTGCGCGCAACTACCTGGGCGACCGTCTGGTCCGCGTCGCCAAGCCGCACCGGCTGCTGGACCCCGCCGCGGGCCCGCTGATCGCCGTACGGCTCAACATCCTCACGCGAAAGACGCTCGGCGGGCTGGAAACGGACCTGTCCGCGCGCGTTCTGTCCGCGGAAGGGCAGCCGGTTCCGGGGCTGTACGCGGCGGGCGAGGTGGCGGGATTCGGCGGCGGGGGGATGCACGGCTACCGCGCGCTGGAAGGCACCTTTCTGGGCGGCTGCATCTTCAGCGGGCGCACCGCCGGGCGCGCCGCCGCCGCCGCGGTCGCCTGA
- a CDS encoding MarR family winged helix-turn-helix transcriptional regulator: protein MPHTLDNESDSAHRGRTAALADRLKEFQCVVTRTPMRYAIQALHAREFSLAQVSTLLALRERGAWSIGDMAQEIGLSLAATSQMVERLVREGLVHREEDPDDRRRKHLALSMQGAELLESIDRAYFQAMESAFRQVPPELVDRLEEALGGVIRHFAPDGPPQMGC from the coding sequence ATGCCGCACACTCTGGACAACGAATCCGATTCCGCGCACCGCGGCCGCACCGCCGCCCTCGCCGACCGGCTCAAGGAATTTCAATGCGTGGTCACGCGTACGCCCATGCGCTACGCCATTCAGGCGCTGCACGCGCGGGAGTTTTCGCTCGCGCAGGTCAGCACGCTGCTGGCGCTTCGGGAGCGCGGCGCATGGTCCATCGGCGACATGGCGCAGGAGATCGGGCTGAGCCTTGCCGCAACCAGCCAGATGGTGGAGCGGCTGGTACGCGAAGGGCTCGTTCATCGCGAAGAAGACCCCGACGACCGGCGCCGCAAGCACCTGGCGCTCTCGATGCAGGGCGCCGAACTGCTGGAAAGCATTGACCGGGCGTACTTTCAGGCGATGGAAAGCGCATTCCGGCAGGTGCCGCCGGAACTGGTGGACCGGCTGGAAGAGGCACTCGGCGGCGTGATCCGCCACTTTGCCCCTGACGGACCGCCACAGATGGGGTGCTGA